A single window of [Clostridium] hylemonae DSM 15053 DNA harbors:
- a CDS encoding AraC family transcriptional regulator: MEWIERLNKAVNYIEENITEELDYAQAARTACCSTYHFQRMFAFMAGVPLSEYIRRRRMTLAAADLQNKGAKVLDIALKYGYASPTAFNRAFQSIHGITPSSAKKEGAVLKSFPPISFQITIKGVEEMNYRIEAKESFRIIGISEPLHKDIEENFSVVPGLWQKAAADGTIGALAKMMNGRPMGLLGVSACHDEDEWRYYLAVSSDMELTGSLEEYHVPAATWAIFTGSGTNRSIQELEQRIVTEWLPGSGYEYADAPDIEVYLNADPDNAQYEVWIPVRQKD; encoded by the coding sequence ATGGAATGGATAGAACGTCTCAACAAAGCGGTGAATTATATTGAAGAAAATATTACGGAGGAGCTTGATTACGCGCAGGCAGCCAGAACGGCCTGCTGCTCCACCTATCATTTCCAGAGGATGTTCGCCTTTATGGCGGGCGTCCCGCTTTCCGAATATATACGCCGCAGACGGATGACGCTGGCGGCCGCGGACCTGCAGAATAAAGGGGCAAAGGTTCTGGATATCGCTTTAAAGTACGGCTATGCTTCCCCTACAGCCTTTAACCGGGCGTTTCAGAGCATACACGGGATCACGCCGTCGTCCGCAAAAAAGGAAGGCGCAGTGCTCAAATCATTTCCGCCCATAAGTTTTCAAATAACGATCAAAGGAGTGGAAGAAATGAATTACAGAATCGAAGCAAAGGAATCTTTCCGCATCATCGGTATATCGGAGCCTCTTCACAAAGATATCGAAGAGAACTTCTCCGTTGTCCCGGGACTCTGGCAGAAGGCGGCCGCGGACGGCACGATCGGAGCTCTCGCTAAAATGATGAACGGCCGGCCGATGGGGCTGTTAGGTGTCAGCGCCTGCCACGACGAAGATGAGTGGCGGTACTATCTGGCAGTGTCAAGCGATATGGAGCTTACCGGCAGTCTGGAGGAATACCATGTTCCGGCAGCCACCTGGGCCATCTTCACCGGTTCAGGGACAAACCGTTCCATCCAGGAACTGGAACAGCGGATCGTCACAGAATGGCTGCCGGGCTCCGGATATGAATATGCCGACGCACCAGATATTGAAGTATACCTGAACGCGGATCCGGATAACGCGCAGTATGAAGTATGGATACCGGTGAGACAAAAGGACTGA